From the genome of Streptomyces sp. NBC_00523:
TGAACACAGGTGACCCCCCAATTCTCCGCAGCGCCGCGGAAGTCCGCAGAGCATAGCGCCGACATGGCGCATTTCGGGGGGTTCGGTGCACAACTCAACTTTATGGGGCTTGAGTTCAGACCCCCGGCGCCCCCCACACCGGAAACCACCGGGACAGGTCCTGTTCCACCCGGAGGTCGTCGCCCAGGGCCGCGCGGACCTGCAGTTCCAGCTGGTTGTCGCGTTTCTCGGCGCCGCCCGGGACCGGGGCGAACGGATAGAACGTGCCGCGCTTGTACAGGTACACCAGCGCCAGCGAGCGGTCCTCCCCGTCCCGGAAGGCGACCAGCGAGCACAGCAGCTGGGGGCCGAAGCCGCCGTCCTGGAGCAGGGTGTTGACCGCGTGCAGGTCGTTGACCAGCGCGGCGGTGTCCTCCGGCGGCCGGCGCGCCAGCAGCCAGGTGTAGCCGTACGGGTCGCGGCTGAACTCCACCGGGACGCCGCCGCGCCCCGTGTCCGCGTCGAGCAGTTCGCGTACGTCCTGCTGGACGCGGGCGAAGGCGGAGCCCTCCACGCCCGCGAAGCACACCGAGCCGAGGCCCGTCGGCGTGAAGCCCGTGGCGGCCTGGAGGGTCAGCGCGGCGGACGGGACGGCGAAGAGCTGGTCGAGGTCGGGGCGGACCGGCTTGCTGCGGCCCAGGATCGTGTCGAGCAGGCCCACGGGGACTCCTTACGGGCGGGACAGGTCGGCCGAGATGCGGGCCAGCTGGTCGAGGCGCTGTTCCAGCGTCGGGTGCGTGGAGAGCAGTCGCCCGATGCTCTCCTTCGAGGCGAAGGCCGGGACGAAGTAGAAGGCGTTGTACGGCTCCGCCTTCCGCAGGTCCTCCGTCGGAATCCGGGCCATCTGGCCGCTCACCTTGGTGAGGGCGGAGGCGAGGGCCGAGGGGCGGCCGGTGAGCAGGGCGGCCGTGCGGTCGGCGGACAGTTCCCGGTAGCGGGAGAGCACCCGGGTGAGCAGGAAGCTCAGCGCGTAGACGACCGCGCTGACCAGCGGGATGAGCAGGACCAGGATGCCGATCGGGTCGTTGCCGCGGCTGTTGCGGGCGAAGCCGCCCCACAGAGCGACCCGGGTGATGATCCCGGCCAGGACGCCCAGGAACGAGGCGATGGTCATCACGGCCACGTCCCGGTGCGCGACATGCGACATCTCGTGCGCGAGGACGCCCTCCAGCTCCTCCGGCTCCAGTCTCCGCAGCAGTCCCGTCGTCGCGCAGACGAGCGACGACTTCTGGCTGCGCCCGGTCGCGAACGCGTTCGGCACATCGCTCTCCGCGATCGCCACACGCGGTTT
Proteins encoded in this window:
- the pspAB gene encoding PspA-associated protein PspAB: MGLLDTILGRSKPVRPDLDQLFAVPSAALTLQAATGFTPTGLGSVCFAGVEGSAFARVQQDVRELLDADTGRGGVPVEFSRDPYGYTWLLARRPPEDTAALVNDLHAVNTLLQDGGFGPQLLCSLVAFRDGEDRSLALVYLYKRGTFYPFAPVPGGAEKRDNQLELQVRAALGDDLRVEQDLSRWFPVWGAPGV
- the htpX gene encoding zinc metalloprotease HtpX; translation: MAGTRSRYATDRGLTTRMVTTMFLIGLLYVVLVGVLLAVLRGAWPIILVLTGVMFVAQFWFSDRIAAFSMGAREVSPAEAPELHGAIDRICALADMPKPRVAIAESDVPNAFATGRSQKSSLVCATTGLLRRLEPEELEGVLAHEMSHVAHRDVAVMTIASFLGVLAGIITRVALWGGFARNSRGNDPIGILVLLIPLVSAVVYALSFLLTRVLSRYRELSADRTAALLTGRPSALASALTKVSGQMARIPTEDLRKAEPYNAFYFVPAFASKESIGRLLSTHPTLEQRLDQLARISADLSRP